One genomic region from Epinephelus fuscoguttatus linkage group LG6, E.fuscoguttatus.final_Chr_v1 encodes:
- the zgc:65851 gene encoding low molecular weight neuronal intermediate filament encodes MSYSSEIYSSSSYRKIFGDAPRSGRVGMGSSPSRAHSAGYRSSHRTYGSPSVISSTTYRRTAAPGRVFSIPDSAMDLTQSTAVTNELKIIRTNEKEQLQGLNDRFVSFIEKVHNLEQQNKVLEAEVTMLRQRNNEPSRLHELYEQEIRELRSRVEELTHERSQMHLDCVQMNDTLERVREKLEEETKLREEAENTLKGYRKDVDDATLARLELEKKVESLLDEIAFLRKVHEEELQELQSSLQATQVSVEMDMSKPDLTAALKDIRAQYENLSARNQAQAEEWYRSKFASVTEAAARNQDAVKQSKEELSEYRRQVQARTLEIEALRGHNEALERQIAEMEDRHNNEMGEMQDTIQQLEAALRSTKGEMSRHLREYQDLLNVKMALDIEIAAYRKLLEGEECRLSSVGGAMVQSGYPGFSYMSARTYTLGAYRKSEAKPEEEEEEAEEQEEEEEGEEEGEDQEEGEGEGEGEGEEEEEEEEGEEEEEEDEKQKGKEEKEEKEEKEKKKESPTGKNSKS; translated from the exons ATGAGCTACTCCAGCGAGatttacagcagcagctcctatCGGAAGATCTTCGGAGATGCCCCCCGGTCCGGCCGCGTGGGTATGGGCAGCAGCCCGTCCCGCGCGCACTCTGCGGGATACCGCAGCAGCCACCGCACCTATGGTTCCCCCTCCGTGATATCCTCCACCACCTACCGCAGGACAGCGGCTCCCGGCCGCGTCTTCTCCATACCGGACTCCGCGATGGACCTGACCCAGTCCACCGCGGTCACCAACGAGCTCAAGATCATCCGCACCAACGAGAAGGAGCAGCTGCAGGGCCTCAATGACCGCTTCGTGTCCTTCATTGAGAAAGTGCACAACCTGGAGCAGCAGAACAAAGTCCTGGAGGCAGAGGTCACGATGCTGCGGCAGCGTAACAACGAGCCCTCGCGCCTGCACGAGCTGTACGAGCAGGAGATCCGCGAGCTGCGGTCGCGGGTGGAGGAGCTGACCCACGAGAGGAGCCAGATGCACCTGGACTGCGTGCAGATGAACGACACGCTGGAGCGCGTGAGGGAGAAGCTCGAGGAGGAGACCAAGCTGCGCGAGGAGGCGGAGAACACCCTGAAGGGTTACCGGAAGGACGTGGACGACGCCACCCTGGCGCGCCTGGAGCTGGAGAAGAAAGTGGAGTCGCTGCTGGATGAGATCGCCTTCCTCAGGAAAGTTCAtgaggaggagctgcaggagtTGCAGTCATCTCTGCAGGCCACTCAG GTGTCAGTGGAGATGGACATGAGCAAACCGGACTTGACTGCAGCCCTGAAGGACATCCGAGCTCAGTATGAGAACCTGTCAGCCAGGAACCAGGCCCAGGCAGAGGAATGGTACCGCTCCAAGTTTGCTAGCGTGACTGAGGCGGCTGCCCGCAACCAGGATGCCGTCAAGCAATCGAAGGAGGAGCTGAGCGAGTACCGCAGGCAGGTGCAGGCGCGCACCCTGGAGATCGAGGCCCTCAGGGGCCACAACGAGGCCCTGGAGAGGCAGATTGCTGAGATGGAGGATCGCCATAACAATGAAATGGGAGAGATGCAG gataccattcagcagctggaggctgcCCTGCGCAGCACCAAAGGAGAAATGTCCCGCCACCTGCGTGAATACCAGGACCTGCTGAACGTCAAGATGGCGCTGGACATCGAGATCGCTGCCTACAG GAAGCTGCTGGAAGGCGAGGAGTGCCGCCTCAGCTCCGTTGGTGGAGCCATGGTCCAGTCTGGCTACCCAGGATTCTCCTACATGTCAGCTCGCACCTACACTCTAGGCGCATACAGAAAGTCTGAAGCCAAGcccgaggaggaggaagaggaggccgaagaacaggaggaggaagaggagggagaagaggagggagaagatcaggaggagggagagggtgagggtgagggtgagggagaggaggaggaagaggaggaggagggagaggaggaggaagaggaggatgagaagcagaaaggaaaggaggagaaggaggagaaggaagaaaaggagaagaagaaggagagccCCACCGGCAAGAACAGCAAGAGCTAA